One Owenweeksia hongkongensis DSM 17368 genomic region harbors:
- a CDS encoding FKBP-type peptidyl-prolyl cis-trans isomerase, which yields MKKLFFLLFLATAFFSCKKEDQDKIDQDIITKYIADQNLDAKATGSGLYYVIEEEGTGRHPESNSYVKVAYKGYLTDGTVFDQSSAAGIKFKLTQVIEGWTEGIPLFKVGGKGKLIIPSKLGYGDQSTSGIPANSVLIFDIELLQVY from the coding sequence ATGAAAAAATTATTTTTCCTTTTATTTTTAGCCACAGCCTTCTTTTCTTGTAAAAAGGAAGATCAGGATAAGATTGACCAAGATATAATTACCAAGTACATCGCTGACCAAAATCTTGATGCCAAGGCAACCGGATCAGGGTTGTATTATGTAATAGAAGAAGAAGGCACTGGCCGCCATCCGGAATCAAACAGTTATGTAAAAGTAGCTTACAAAGGCTACCTAACAGATGGAACCGTGTTCGACCAAAGTTCTGCCGCAGGAATTAAGTTTAAACTTACCCAAGTAATAGAGGGCTGGACGGAAGGAATTCCACTTTTTAAAGTAGGGGGAAAAGGAAAGCTAATTATTCCTTCCAAACTTGGCTATGGCGATCAATCAACCTCAGGGATCCCCGCAAACTCCGTATTGATTTTTGACATTGAGCTTCTTCAAGTGTATTAA
- a CDS encoding lysoplasmalogenase, translated as MKTKDFSKIYLSILLLHLVVIYKPDSVELYYLSKPLLLFSLAVFFINRNGFTTVSIKQVAAALALSLAGDVLLMRDGEFFFLGGMAAFLIAHVFYLLFYFGQKLKVSLAALAGGGAIAGAGLWTLYTYVNTPPELELYLYVYGIVLGLHFVISLLFAYANKGLQWLSALGAFLFLISDLILAFNKFNESTVYLSIAVMLTYGLAQYCIVLSINDYLEKGRGD; from the coding sequence TTGAAAACAAAAGATTTTTCCAAAATATACTTGTCTATACTATTGCTGCACTTGGTGGTAATTTATAAGCCGGACAGCGTTGAATTATATTACCTGAGTAAGCCTTTACTACTTTTCAGCCTTGCTGTATTTTTTATCAATAGAAATGGATTTACCACAGTTTCCATAAAACAAGTAGCTGCGGCATTAGCTCTTTCATTGGCTGGGGATGTATTATTAATGCGGGATGGAGAGTTTTTCTTTTTAGGTGGAATGGCCGCCTTTTTAATTGCGCATGTATTTTACCTTCTATTTTACTTTGGCCAAAAGCTAAAGGTGAGTTTAGCGGCTTTAGCAGGAGGTGGGGCTATAGCTGGAGCTGGTTTATGGACTCTGTATACCTATGTAAATACACCGCCCGAGCTAGAGCTCTATTTGTATGTGTACGGTATTGTTCTAGGGCTGCATTTTGTGATAAGCTTGCTTTTTGCTTACGCTAATAAAGGCTTGCAATGGCTGAGTGCTTTAGGAGCTTTTTTGTTTTTGATCTCAGATTTAATTCTGGCCTTTAATAAATTTAACGAAAGTACAGTGTATCTGAGCATAGCGGTAATGCTTACTTACGGTTTGGCGCAATACTGTATAGTATTATCGATAAATGATTATCTCGAAAAAGGGAGAGGGGATTAA
- a CDS encoding Hsp20/alpha crystallin family protein: MKLIKREEMNPRINPLFGSFLSDDFFNWPATNVERTRGYSPAVNIAEDENGFTLDIAAPGLKKEDFNISVEDNLLTISAEVRTESEDKTPNYTRKEFGFKSFKRSFRITEDQINQEDIKASYENGVLSIALPKKEEAKPQPARAISIS; this comes from the coding sequence ATGAAACTTATAAAGAGAGAAGAAATGAATCCAAGAATTAATCCACTATTTGGCAGTTTTCTATCTGATGATTTTTTCAACTGGCCAGCCACTAATGTTGAAAGAACCAGAGGCTATTCACCAGCAGTAAATATTGCTGAAGATGAAAATGGCTTTACACTTGACATAGCTGCACCAGGGCTAAAAAAGGAAGATTTCAATATTTCAGTTGAAGATAATTTACTTACCATTTCTGCGGAAGTAAGAACAGAGAGCGAGGATAAAACTCCGAACTACACAAGAAAAGAGTTTGGATTCAAGAGTTTTAAAAGATCATTCAGAATTACTGAAGATCAGATAAATCAAGAGGATATTAAAGCAAGTTATGAAAACGGAGTATTGAGCATTGCACTCCCAAAAAAGGAAGAGGCAAAACCTCAACCAGCTCGTGCTATTAGTATTTCTTAG
- a CDS encoding RluA family pseudouridine synthase — protein sequence MEKPVSKRILFEDNHLIVVNKLAGELVQGDFTGDKPLLEKVREYIKDKYNKPGNVFTGLVHRLDRPTSGIVVFAKTSKALTRMNAIFEKREVEKIYWAIVKGFPPKEADHLEHFLKKNEKKNKSEYFFKPIKGGKRAALNYQVVKKLEQYSVLEIRLETGRHHQIRVQLSAIGCPIKGDLKYGFSRSNKDASVCLHAKKVIFDHPVSGESLTFEAPLPTGENIWKFV from the coding sequence TTGGAAAAACCAGTATCAAAAAGAATCCTCTTTGAGGATAATCATCTTATTGTGGTAAATAAGCTTGCTGGCGAATTAGTGCAAGGTGACTTTACAGGAGACAAACCTTTGCTTGAAAAAGTAAGAGAATATATAAAGGATAAGTACAACAAGCCCGGAAATGTTTTCACAGGATTGGTGCATCGCTTGGATAGGCCTACCTCTGGAATTGTGGTTTTTGCCAAAACTTCCAAAGCTTTGACAAGGATGAATGCGATCTTCGAAAAACGGGAAGTTGAGAAAATATATTGGGCTATTGTAAAGGGTTTCCCACCAAAAGAGGCCGATCATCTGGAGCATTTCCTCAAGAAAAATGAGAAAAAGAATAAATCTGAGTATTTTTTTAAACCTATAAAGGGTGGAAAAAGAGCGGCTCTAAATTACCAAGTGGTCAAAAAATTGGAGCAATACAGTGTTTTGGAAATCAGATTGGAAACGGGGAGACACCATCAAATTAGAGTGCAACTTTCTGCGATAGGGTGTCCGATAAAAGGAGACTTAAAGTACGGGTTTTCAAGGAGTAACAAAGACGCTAGTGTGTGCTTGCATGCTAAAAAGGTTATATTTGACCATCCTGTTTCAGGAGAGTCTTTAACGTTTGAGGCTCCACTGCCGACAGGAGAAAACATTTGGAAATTTGTTTGA
- the panB gene encoding 3-methyl-2-oxobutanoate hydroxymethyltransferase, with protein MSVAKSDFKKVTTNSVQEMKQNGEKISMLTAYDFTLAKIIDSAGIDVILVGDSASNVMAGHETTLPITLDQMIYHASSVVRAVERALVVVDLPFGSYQGNSKTALNSSIKIMKESGAHAVKLEGGVEVLTSVRRILTAGIPVMGHLGLTPQSIYKFGTYTVRAKEEEEAEKLISDAKKLEEAGCFALVLEKIPAKLAAKVAKAISIPVIGIGAGGDVDGQVLVLHDMLGMTHEFHPRFLRRYLNLYEDINGAVQNYITDVKSSDFPNEKEQY; from the coding sequence ATGTCAGTCGCAAAGTCAGATTTTAAGAAAGTAACTACCAATTCCGTGCAGGAGATGAAGCAAAATGGTGAGAAGATATCTATGCTTACCGCCTATGATTTTACTCTTGCCAAAATAATTGATAGTGCAGGGATTGATGTAATATTAGTTGGTGATTCTGCTTCTAATGTGATGGCTGGTCATGAAACCACACTCCCCATTACTTTAGATCAAATGATTTATCACGCCAGTTCAGTGGTTCGAGCAGTAGAAAGAGCCCTTGTGGTGGTGGATCTTCCTTTTGGTAGTTATCAGGGAAATTCCAAAACAGCCCTTAACTCTTCTATTAAAATAATGAAGGAGAGTGGCGCTCATGCTGTAAAATTGGAAGGTGGAGTAGAGGTTCTTACTTCAGTAAGGAGAATTTTGACTGCTGGTATTCCTGTGATGGGTCATTTGGGGTTGACTCCACAGTCAATCTACAAATTTGGAACATATACTGTAAGAGCAAAAGAGGAAGAAGAGGCGGAAAAGTTAATTTCGGATGCTAAGAAATTGGAGGAAGCCGGTTGTTTTGCCTTAGTGTTAGAAAAAATTCCAGCTAAGCTTGCCGCTAAAGTAGCGAAAGCTATTTCTATTCCCGTGATAGGTATTGGTGCTGGTGGCGATGTAGATGGCCAAGTGCTGGTATTGCATGATATGCTGGGAATGACTCATGAGTTTCACCCAAGATTCTTACGTAGGTATCTTAACCTTTATGAAGATATAAATGGTGCCGTACAGAACTATATTACAGATGTGAAGTCTTCAGACTTTCCGAACGAGAAAGAACAATACTAG
- the dnaK gene encoding molecular chaperone DnaK: protein MGKIIGIDLGTTNSCVAVMEGNEPVVIPNSEGKRTTPSIIAFVEGGERKVGDPAKRQAITNPQKTISSIKRFMGSSFSEVEKEKDRVSYKLVKGENNTPRVDIDGRMYTPQELSAMVLQKMKKTAEDYLGTTVDEAVITVPAYFNDSQRQATKEAGEIAGLKVRRIINEPTAASLAYGIDKKGIDQKVVVFDCGGGTHDVSILELGDGVFEVLSTDGDTHLGGDDFDQVLIDWLADEFKSEEDMDLKKDPMALQRLKEAAEKAKIELSSSNSTEINLPYITATASGPKHLVRTLSRSKFEQLVDSLVKRTIAPCENALKQAGLSKSDIDQVILVGGSTRIPAVQDAVKNFFGKEPSKGVNPDEVVALGAAIQGGVLAGDVKDVLLLDVTPLSLGIETMGGVLTKLIEANTTIPTKKSETFSTASDNQPSVEIHVLQGERPMAKDNKTIGRFHLADIPPAPRGVPQIEVTFDIDANGILHVAAKDKATGKEQSIRIEASSGLSQEEIEKMKQEAEANADADNAAKEKVDKLNAADGMVFQTEKQLKEFGDKLSADKKEPIESALTELKTAHQSQDIAAIDAAMEKINEAWKNASEEMYKAQEGAQGQPGDAAPGAEGEASADDVTDVEFEEVDEEKK, encoded by the coding sequence ATGGGAAAGATCATAGGAATAGACTTGGGTACTACCAACTCCTGCGTAGCCGTAATGGAAGGTAATGAGCCAGTAGTAATCCCTAACAGCGAAGGAAAACGCACCACACCATCAATCATTGCATTTGTGGAAGGTGGCGAACGTAAAGTAGGTGATCCCGCAAAAAGACAAGCTATTACAAACCCACAAAAAACTATCTCTTCAATCAAGAGATTTATGGGTTCTTCTTTTAGCGAAGTTGAAAAAGAAAAAGATCGCGTATCATATAAACTTGTGAAAGGTGAAAACAACACCCCACGTGTAGATATTGACGGTAGAATGTATACTCCTCAGGAGCTTTCAGCAATGGTGCTTCAAAAAATGAAGAAAACTGCTGAAGATTACCTAGGAACAACTGTAGACGAAGCGGTTATCACGGTACCAGCATACTTTAACGACTCTCAGCGCCAAGCTACTAAAGAAGCTGGTGAGATTGCAGGTCTTAAAGTAAGACGTATTATTAACGAACCTACAGCCGCATCTTTGGCTTACGGTATCGACAAAAAAGGTATTGACCAAAAAGTAGTAGTATTTGACTGCGGTGGTGGTACGCATGATGTATCTATCCTTGAACTAGGAGATGGTGTATTTGAAGTACTTTCAACAGACGGAGATACTCACCTTGGTGGTGATGACTTTGACCAAGTACTTATTGACTGGTTGGCAGACGAGTTTAAGAGCGAAGAAGACATGGATCTTAAGAAAGACCCAATGGCACTTCAACGTCTTAAAGAAGCTGCTGAGAAAGCTAAGATTGAGCTTTCATCGTCAAACTCTACTGAAATCAACTTGCCATACATTACAGCAACAGCTAGTGGTCCTAAGCACTTAGTGCGTACGCTTAGCCGTAGCAAGTTTGAGCAATTGGTAGACAGCCTTGTAAAGAGAACTATCGCTCCTTGCGAAAATGCTCTTAAGCAAGCTGGACTTTCTAAGTCTGACATTGACCAGGTAATTCTTGTAGGTGGTAGTACTCGTATTCCTGCTGTACAGGATGCTGTAAAAAACTTCTTTGGAAAAGAGCCTTCAAAAGGTGTAAACCCTGATGAAGTGGTAGCTTTAGGTGCTGCTATTCAAGGTGGTGTTTTGGCTGGTGATGTAAAAGATGTATTGCTTCTTGATGTTACTCCACTATCACTAGGTATCGAAACTATGGGTGGTGTATTGACTAAATTGATCGAAGCAAACACAACTATCCCTACCAAAAAGTCAGAGACATTCTCTACTGCCAGCGATAATCAGCCTTCTGTAGAAATTCACGTTCTACAAGGTGAGCGCCCAATGGCTAAGGATAACAAGACAATTGGAAGATTCCACTTGGCAGATATTCCACCAGCACCAAGAGGTGTACCTCAAATTGAAGTAACATTTGACATTGATGCTAACGGTATCTTGCATGTAGCTGCTAAGGATAAAGCTACCGGTAAAGAGCAAAGCATCCGCATCGAAGCTTCTTCAGGATTGAGCCAGGAAGAAATCGAAAAAATGAAGCAGGAAGCTGAAGCAAATGCTGATGCTGACAATGCTGCAAAAGAGAAAGTAGATAAGCTAAATGCTGCTGACGGAATGGTTTTCCAAACTGAAAAGCAACTTAAAGAATTTGGCGACAAGCTTTCTGCTGATAAAAAAGAGCCTATTGAAAGCGCTTTGACCGAGCTTAAAACCGCTCACCAAAGCCAAGACATTGCTGCAATTGACGCTGCAATGGAGAAAATCAACGAGGCTTGGAAAAATGCTTCTGAAGAAATGTACAAAGCACAAGAAGGTGCTCAAGGCCAGCCGGGCGATGCCGCTCCAGGTGCCGAGGGTGAAGCTTCTGCTGATGATGTGACTGACGTAGAATTTGAAGAAGTAGACGAAGAGAAGAAGTAG
- a CDS encoding LamG-like jellyroll fold domain-containing protein — translation MKTKLFFISLILGFSQMYAQVNLSQGLIAAYPMDGNPLDTSGSSYHGTTVGNMQLDTNRFGQPNEAYHFDGQSYIQVLDKTALKGGPNIMFSFAFWFKPEEFSGNRPIISKFLNDPNKDWGIRMLNGFMDFGSEKNYSTYDCMEDSLSIKIYDWNFCVVSVEGASSQVNIWINGLKTKSCNTFNSAKSAVTSADVEIGRNSYAGHHFEGSMDYILIYNRVLTPAEINVLYTHSIDIKEFSTIDFKIYPNPASNHLSVDGDLEGIHQYQVLDMGGKKVFSGLVSGDEVLEVDISSLPKGGYLLSLLSDESIVAKKIFYKD, via the coding sequence ATGAAGACAAAATTATTTTTTATTTCACTCATCCTTGGCTTCTCACAGATGTACGCCCAGGTAAACCTTAGCCAAGGTTTAATTGCCGCTTACCCTATGGATGGGAATCCATTGGATACTTCTGGAAGTTCCTATCACGGCACCACGGTTGGTAATATGCAGTTGGACACCAACCGCTTTGGACAACCGAATGAGGCTTATCACTTTGATGGGCAGAGCTATATTCAAGTGCTGGACAAAACTGCTTTAAAAGGAGGGCCTAATATTATGTTCTCATTTGCTTTTTGGTTTAAACCTGAAGAATTCTCTGGAAACAGACCCATAATTTCAAAGTTTCTAAATGATCCTAATAAGGATTGGGGAATAAGAATGTTAAACGGTTTCATGGACTTTGGAAGTGAAAAAAATTATTCAACTTACGATTGTATGGAAGATAGCCTGAGCATAAAGATTTACGATTGGAATTTTTGTGTTGTTTCGGTTGAAGGAGCTAGTAGTCAAGTGAATATCTGGATAAACGGTTTAAAGACGAAATCATGTAATACCTTCAATTCAGCAAAATCGGCCGTAACTTCAGCTGATGTAGAAATAGGAAGAAATAGTTATGCAGGTCATCACTTTGAAGGCTCAATGGACTACATCCTCATCTACAATCGAGTATTAACCCCTGCCGAGATAAACGTTCTCTATACCCACTCTATTGACATCAAAGAATTTTCTACAATAGACTTTAAGATTTATCCAAATCCAGCTTCTAACCATTTGTCTGTGGATGGTGATTTGGAAGGAATCCATCAGTATCAGGTACTTGATATGGGAGGTAAGAAGGTGTTTTCGGGGCTTGTGTCAGGTGATGAGGTTTTGGAAGTAGACATTTCCTCGCTTCCCAAAGGAGGCTACTTACTTTCTTTACTTTCTGATGAAAGCATAGTGGCGAAGAAAATATTTTACAAGGATTAG
- a CDS encoding Crp/Fnr family transcriptional regulator, which translates to MDLLSQLYQIINQTPDSWKGELSLKRNEYLKVKGSTDTNLYYVKSGCSRVFIEDEFEEHTIRFGYEGNFIAALDSHITEKPSPFYIQALRKTELKVISKETFMQIINSKTEYLQLWQQMLAGLIYQQLEREVDILTHSPAERYRRVLERSPQLFQEVPAKYIASYLRMTPETLSRLKKS; encoded by the coding sequence ATGGACCTCCTCTCCCAACTTTACCAAATTATAAATCAAACACCGGATTCATGGAAAGGTGAGCTTTCGCTAAAGCGGAATGAATACCTGAAGGTAAAAGGAAGTACAGACACCAATTTGTATTATGTAAAATCCGGTTGTTCGCGAGTGTTTATAGAAGATGAATTTGAGGAACACACCATCCGCTTTGGTTATGAAGGAAATTTTATTGCCGCCCTGGATTCACACATTACGGAAAAGCCCTCCCCTTTTTATATTCAAGCTCTTCGCAAAACGGAGCTGAAGGTGATTAGCAAAGAGACTTTTATGCAAATCATAAATAGCAAAACAGAGTATTTACAACTTTGGCAGCAAATGCTCGCTGGTTTGATTTATCAGCAGCTTGAGCGCGAAGTAGATATCCTCACCCATTCTCCTGCTGAGCGATATAGAAGAGTTTTGGAGCGCAGCCCTCAGCTGTTTCAAGAGGTACCGGCCAAGTATATTGCCTCTTATTTACGGATGACTCCTGAAACACTCTCTCGCCTCAAGAAATCTTGA
- a CDS encoding DinB family protein, whose protein sequence is MKISQEELIDDLVNRTHKILNEAEELKELSEKALQWRQAPESWSVLECLEHLNLYGQFYLPEITKRLNSAKASKPNQIFKSGLLGNYFALSMLPKEKLNTMNTFKNMNPIHSTLGKDVIDEFILQQKKMLSLLEACRKIDLNKTKTSISISSFIKLKLGDTLRVVIFHNQRHMVQIDGVRFLIPSTKDSHLKLKSMRI, encoded by the coding sequence ATGAAGATTTCACAAGAAGAACTAATTGATGATTTAGTAAACAGAACCCATAAAATTCTGAATGAAGCTGAGGAATTAAAAGAGCTTTCGGAAAAAGCCTTGCAGTGGCGGCAAGCCCCAGAAAGCTGGAGTGTATTGGAATGTCTCGAACACCTAAATCTTTATGGTCAGTTTTACCTTCCAGAAATTACAAAGCGTTTGAATTCTGCAAAAGCCTCAAAACCTAATCAAATCTTTAAAAGCGGTTTATTAGGAAACTATTTTGCCTTGAGTATGCTTCCCAAAGAAAAGCTCAATACCATGAATACTTTTAAGAATATGAACCCTATTCATAGTACTTTGGGAAAAGATGTGATTGATGAATTTATCCTACAACAAAAGAAAATGCTGAGCCTTTTGGAAGCTTGTCGCAAAATTGACCTCAACAAAACCAAAACATCCATCAGTATTTCGAGCTTTATAAAACTAAAATTGGGAGATACCCTGCGTGTGGTTATTTTTCATAATCAAAGACACATGGTTCAAATTGACGGTGTGCGTTTTTTAATCCCATCTACTAAAGATAGCCATCTAAAATTGAAGTCTATGCGCATATGA